The window TAATGCTCTAGAGGAGGGGAGTTTAATGCCGACAGCAATACGACCATCTAAAATAGCGTTACGTATTGTGTGATAAACATTTTCCTTAATATAGCCTTCTTCAAGTAAAAGTAATGGAAACTGTGCATGCTGTTGGCGTCGCATAAAGTGGATCCTAAATAAATAACAAAAGTGTCTCTTATACAGAGCCAGATTGCTATGTACTATAGCGCCATTATGTAATATGTCTATAAATGGAAGGGTTATTATGAATAAAATGGCATTACCAGTGACAGTCGAATTTGTTACTCCTGATCATTACTCAGCATGGTTAGTATATTGGTTGGAATACCAAAAATTTTATAAAGTCGATTTAAGTGAAGAAATTACCTTAAAAGCATGGGCACGTTTTTTTGATGAGAATGAACCGATGTATTGTGCTGTTGCACTTGAAAATGGCAAAGTTGTTGGCTTTGTGAATTATTTATTTCACCGGTCAACATGGGCTGAAAATGATTTTTGCTACCTTGAAGATTTATATGTGACGCCAGAAATGAGAGGGCGGCATGTCGGGAAGCAATTAATTGAATTTGTGCATGCACAAGCACAAGAAAAACAATGTGGCCGCTTATATTGGCATACACAAGAAACCAATCTACGTGGGCAAAAACTGTATAACTGGGTGGCAGAAAAACCTGGTGTGATTGAATATAGGATGCCTTTGTAATAGAGCTCAGTAGTATATTCTATATTTTGATAAAATATTGGCAGGCCCGCGGTTTAACAACAACGGGCTTTTCTGTTTTATCAGAAAATAAGCAAAAATTAGAGTGTTAAATTGGCTAGTTGGCTTCTAACGTCCATTAATGCGAAACCGAGCAGATTTAACCCTTTCCATGTTAATGGGTTTTCAATATTTTCAGCATCCTCAGCAAGGCCTATTCCCCATATTTTATCGACAGGGCTAGCTTCAACGAGCACGCGCTCATTTGTGGAGAGTAAAAATTGTCCCAATTCTTTATTCTGAGAAAATTTTGCCATATTAGCCGCAACGACAATAGCGAAACGATTTTCATCCCAAACATCTTGCTTAAACCCACGAACTTCACGGCCAAATGCTTTAGCCGCTCCAGGATTTGGTGCATAAATAATTTTATCCAGCGTTTCTAAATCGCCAAATAAGCGTGCTTTCTCGGCCATCATAAAATGTTCTGCACTGGCAAAGCGGTGGTTATTGACAATAAATGGGGAAGGGTACCATTGGCTGAAACAGCTTTTTGTTATTTGATTTTGTTTGGCTTGGTGGCCCCAGAAGAAAACATATTTAAATTTTTTCCCTGAGCGATATTGTTTGCAGAGGCTTGTGATATCCATAAATTAAACTTTATTAAGTAATAATATTCTTAGCTTATCGATAATAAAAAGATTTGGATATCAGAAAAACCTGCTTAGCATGCTAAGCAGGTAATAAAACTAAAGTACTTTACTTAAAAATTCCGCAGTTCGTGGGTTTTTAGGTGCAGTAAAGAGTTGTTCTGGTGTGCCTTCTTCTTGAATAATACCTTGGTCAATGAACATGACTCGGTCAGCAACTTCACGCGCAAATCCCATTTCATGGGTGACGATGACCATCGTCATACCTTCATTTGCAAGAGTTTTCATCACGGAAAGTACTTCACCAACTAATTCGGGGTCAAGTGCAGATGTCGGCTCATCAAATAACAGAATAGATGGCTGCATGGCTAACGCTCGGGCAATCGCAACTCGTTGCTGCTGCCCTCCAGATAAACTGGCTGGCCATGCATCAATTTTATCTAACAGTCCTACTTTGATCAGGAGTTGCTCAGCTTGCTTAAGCGCCACTTCCTTTTTTATACCTTTCACTAAGGTAGGGGCCATCATCAAGTTTTCTAACACAGTCATATGAGGGAATAGGTTAAAACGCTGAAATACCATCCCCACATTTTCCCTCATCTTATTTAAATCAGTTTTAGGATCATGAACGTCAAAGCCATTGACTTTAATTTCACCGCCATCTGGACGTTCTAGTGCATTTAAACAGCGTAGAAAGGTGCTTTTTCCTGAACCGGAAGGGCCAATGACACAAATCACTTCTTGAGGTTTAACTTCGCAAGAAATGCCTCTGAGTACATGGGCATCACCAAATTTCTTTTGTAAATTATTAACGTAAATCACTTCTGCCCAACCTTCTTTCCATATATTGCACCAACTGAGCAAGTATAAATGTCAGCATCCAATAAATCACAGATATCGTTAAGTAAGGTTCCCAGTAAGTTGCATAAGCACCGGATACAGTTCTCGCTGCATAGGCGAGATCTGCCAAGCCGATAGCGGAAGCGAGGGAGGAATCTTTGACAATCGCGATGGCATTATTTCCCAGTGGGGGAAGAATGCGCCGAAAAGCTTGCGGAAGAATAACCTTGCGCATTGTTTTTGCCCAACTCATGCCAAGAGCACGAGAAGCCTCCATTTGCCCTTTATCAATGGACTGAATACCCGCACGGAAAATTTCAGAGACATAAGCTCCTGAGTTTAAAGTAATTGCAATGACACAAGATAGAAATGCACCGTAATCTGAGCGGAGCATTTTAGCGGTGTCAACGGACATTATCCCAGATGTAACAAATAACCCATCACGAGGGTTAATAAACAGTGGCACTAAGGCAAAGTGAACAACCATTATTTGAACGAATAACGGAGTACCACGGAAGGCACTGACATAGAAGCGAACCGGCCACTGTACAAAATAATGTAAAATAGGTTTCCAAATTCCTTGTTCAGCTTTGGCCGTTCTTCCTAAGCCGAGGGTTAACCCCCATAGTGAGCCTAAAATAACGCAGATGATGGTCGCTTTTATCGTCATCATTGCGCCTTCAGCAAATAATGGAGCGTATTCTTCAATTATTTCCCAACGAAACGCAGACATCTTAATTTTCACCCTGATTTATAACGTGAAAAAGCCATCCAAGGATGGCCTTAAGTTAGATTAAATTATTGTTTTGGTAATTGAGGAACGTTTTCATCAAACCATTTTTGGTAAATTTTATTGTATGTACCGTCTTCGATGATCTTATTTA is drawn from Providencia huaxiensis and contains these coding sequences:
- a CDS encoding amino acid ABC transporter permease, coding for MSAFRWEIIEEYAPLFAEGAMMTIKATIICVILGSLWGLTLGLGRTAKAEQGIWKPILHYFVQWPVRFYVSAFRGTPLFVQIMVVHFALVPLFINPRDGLFVTSGIMSVDTAKMLRSDYGAFLSCVIAITLNSGAYVSEIFRAGIQSIDKGQMEASRALGMSWAKTMRKVILPQAFRRILPPLGNNAIAIVKDSSLASAIGLADLAYAARTVSGAYATYWEPYLTISVIYWMLTFILAQLVQYMERRLGRSDLR
- a CDS encoding GNAT family N-acetyltransferase — translated: MNKMALPVTVEFVTPDHYSAWLVYWLEYQKFYKVDLSEEITLKAWARFFDENEPMYCAVALENGKVVGFVNYLFHRSTWAENDFCYLEDLYVTPEMRGRHVGKQLIEFVHAQAQEKQCGRLYWHTQETNLRGQKLYNWVAEKPGVIEYRMPL
- a CDS encoding NADAR family protein, giving the protein MDITSLCKQYRSGKKFKYVFFWGHQAKQNQITKSCFSQWYPSPFIVNNHRFASAEHFMMAEKARLFGDLETLDKIIYAPNPGAAKAFGREVRGFKQDVWDENRFAIVVAANMAKFSQNKELGQFLLSTNERVLVEASPVDKIWGIGLAEDAENIENPLTWKGLNLLGFALMDVRSQLANLTL
- a CDS encoding amino acid ABC transporter ATP-binding protein is translated as MIYVNNLQKKFGDAHVLRGISCEVKPQEVICVIGPSGSGKSTFLRCLNALERPDGGEIKVNGFDVHDPKTDLNKMRENVGMVFQRFNLFPHMTVLENLMMAPTLVKGIKKEVALKQAEQLLIKVGLLDKIDAWPASLSGGQQQRVAIARALAMQPSILLFDEPTSALDPELVGEVLSVMKTLANEGMTMVIVTHEMGFAREVADRVMFIDQGIIQEEGTPEQLFTAPKNPRTAEFLSKVL